In one window of Erinaceus europaeus chromosome 17, mEriEur2.1, whole genome shotgun sequence DNA:
- the LOC103110284 gene encoding olfactory receptor 5G9 yields the protein MADENYTKITEFVFVGLKYHPRLQVFLFLLFLLFYLVTMTGNLGMIILIQIDSRLHTPMYFFLSHLSFVDICFSSVVGPKMLTDFFSERKVISFLGCVFQQWFFGFFVAIECLLLASMAYDRYVAICNPLLYSVAMSQRLCIQLVVGPYTVGFLNTMTHTTAAFRLPFCRSNVINHFFCDMSPILSLVCADTSINKLLVFIVAGAVLVVSSLTIIISYFHILIAILRIRSADGRRKAFSTCSSHITAVSILYGTLFFIYVRPGAISSLDLNKVVSVFYTAVIPMLNPLIYSLRNKEVKAAMLRTISRKKFWIQS from the coding sequence ATGGCTGATGAAAACTACACAAAGATCACAGAGTTTGTTTTTGTAGGCTTGAAGTACCATCCCCGGCTGCAAGTCTTCCTGTTcttgctctttcttcttttttacctgGTTACTATGACAGGTAACCTGGGCATGATCATTTTGATCCAGATCGATTCCCGTctccacacccccatgtacttctttcTCAGCCACCTGTCCTTTGTGGACATCTGCTTCTCCTCAGTTGTGGGCCCCAAGATGCTCACTGACTTCTTTTCTGAAAGGAAAGTCATATCTTTCCTGGGATGCGTCTTCCAACAGTGGTTCTTTGGGTTCTTTGTGGCCATTGAATGCCTCCTCCTGGCTTCCATGGCCTACGATCGCTACGTGGCCATTTGCAACCCTTTGCTGTACTCAGTCGCCATGTCCCAGAGACTCTGCATTCAATTGGTAGTGGGTCCCTACACTGTCGGCTTCCTGAACACCATGACTCATACCACAGCCGCATTCCGACTCCCCTTCTGTCGCTCCAACGTTATCAACCACTTCTTCTGTGACATGTCCCCCATTCTGTCTCTCGTGTGTGCTGACACCAGCATCAATAAACTGCTGGTCTTCATTGTGGCTGGGGCCGTCCTCGTGGTCAGTAGCCTGACCATCATCATCTCCTATTTCCACATCCTCATCGCCATTCTTAGGATCCGTTCTGCGGATGGGAGGCGCAAAGCGTTTTCCACCTGCTCTTCTCACATCACTGCCGTTTCCATCTTATACGGGACTCTCTTCTTTATCTATGTGAGACCTGGTGCCATCTCTTCCCTGGACCTCAACAAAGTGGTGTCGGTCTTCTACACAGCGGTTATCCCTATGCTGAACCCTCTCATCTACAGCTTAAGGAATAAGGAAGTTAAAGCAGCCATGCTCAGGACTATCAGTAGGAAGAAGTTCTGGATCCAAAGTTAA